The following are encoded in a window of Candidatus Rokuibacteriota bacterium genomic DNA:
- a CDS encoding FAD-binding protein, translating to MAGDDAYQHDVLVIGGGGAGLRAAIAAAEESDRLSIAVLSKVYPMRSHTVSAEGGTAAVMRDNDSLDTHAKDTIFGSDFLADQDVVEAFVKEAPGEVIQLEHWGCPWSRDPDGRVSVRPFGGMTVNRTLFAADKTGFHMLHA from the coding sequence ATGGCCGGTGACGACGCGTACCAACACGACGTGCTGGTGATCGGGGGCGGCGGCGCGGGGCTCCGCGCGGCGATCGCGGCGGCGGAGGAGTCGGATCGGCTCTCGATCGCGGTCCTCTCGAAGGTCTACCCCATGCGCAGCCACACGGTGTCCGCCGAGGGCGGGACCGCGGCGGTCATGCGCGATAACGACAGCCTCGACACGCACGCGAAGGACACGATCTTCGGGAGCGACTTCCTCGCCGACCAGGACGTCGTGGAGGCGTTCGTCAAGGAGGCACCGGGCGAGGTGATCCAGCTCGAGCACTGGGGCTGCCCGTGGAGCCGGGACCCGGACGGCCGCGTCAGCGTCCGACCCTTCGGGGGCATGACCGTGAACCGGACGCTCTTCGCCGCCGACAAGACCGGCTTCCACATGCTCCATGCC